A window of Desulforegulaceae bacterium contains these coding sequences:
- a CDS encoding ABC transporter permease subunit (The N-terminal region of this protein, as described by TIGR01726, is a three transmembrane segment that identifies a subfamily of ABC transporter permease subunits, which specificities that include histidine, arginine, glutamine, glutamate, L-cystine (sic), the opines (in Agrobacterium) octopine and nopaline, etc.) yields MKSVKIFFYSFVFVLISFLCFADDYSLILKAENQIASGHFDMAMETLNLIPYPDKNNEAEIINYVKAKIRLAQLACITNDYSTAEKACKKALKINPHSGEAKQILNSIQRETAPKYAVFFADSLRFFPSLLKGALMTLVLVLVTMAVSPFGGLFIALGRISGFAPVSTLCWFIIWFFRGTPLLLQLFFIYYGLPSLGITLSPLLAALIGLGVNYSAYLAEIIRAGILSIDSGQMEAAKALGMTYSQSMKRIIIPQTYKRLIPPVGNEFIALIKDTALVSTISMVELMRSADRLFNTYFNINVLILAAIIYLIFTTVFTFIFENMEKRVGIYEKR; encoded by the coding sequence ATGAAATCCGTAAAAATATTTTTTTATTCCTTTGTTTTTGTTTTAATAAGTTTTCTATGTTTTGCTGATGATTACTCTTTGATTTTAAAAGCTGAAAATCAAATTGCATCAGGACATTTCGACATGGCCATGGAAACTTTAAACTTAATTCCATATCCAGACAAAAATAATGAAGCCGAAATTATAAACTATGTAAAAGCAAAAATAAGACTTGCTCAGCTTGCATGTATAACAAATGATTATTCTACTGCTGAAAAAGCGTGTAAAAAAGCACTTAAAATCAATCCCCACAGTGGAGAAGCAAAACAAATCTTAAATTCCATCCAAAGAGAAACAGCACCCAAATATGCTGTTTTTTTTGCAGATTCATTAAGGTTTTTTCCTTCTTTGTTAAAAGGGGCTCTGATGACTCTTGTTCTTGTTCTTGTAACTATGGCAGTGTCTCCTTTTGGAGGACTTTTCATAGCTCTTGGCAGAATAAGCGGATTTGCCCCTGTTTCTACTTTATGCTGGTTTATAATCTGGTTTTTCAGAGGAACCCCTCTGCTTCTCCAGCTTTTTTTCATTTATTACGGACTTCCATCACTTGGAATCACTTTATCACCTCTTTTGGCTGCTCTTATAGGACTTGGGGTGAATTACTCAGCCTATCTTGCTGAAATAATCAGAGCAGGAATTCTTTCCATTGACTCAGGGCAGATGGAAGCTGCAAAAGCACTGGGAATGACATATTCACAATCAATGAAAAGAATCATCATTCCACAGACATACAAAAGGCTGATACCTCCTGTTGGAAATGAGTTTATTGCACTTATAAAAGACACAGCCCTTGTTTCAACAATATCAATGGTTGAGCTTATGAGATCAGCAGACAGGCTTTTTAACACCTACTTTAATATTAATGTTTTAATCCTTGCTGCTATTATCTACCTTATATTTACAACAGTTTTCACTTTTATATTTGAAAATATGGAAAAACGGGTCGGAATCTATGAAAAACGATGA
- a CDS encoding chemotaxis protein CheX produces the protein MKAELVNPFITATIKVLETMAFITVIPGKPYLKKEFTATGDVSSIVGLTGSPSGSFSLSFEKKIILKIVSNMFGEEITTFNEDVAEAAGEIANMVSGQARQELEAGGFLFDGSIPSVVTGENHELRHITEGPKIAVPFQEKETEGRFTLEICFES, from the coding sequence ATGAAGGCTGAACTTGTAAATCCTTTTATAACAGCAACAATAAAAGTTCTTGAAACAATGGCTTTTATCACAGTAATACCTGGGAAACCCTATCTTAAAAAAGAATTTACAGCAACTGGAGATGTAAGCAGTATAGTAGGGCTTACTGGTTCGCCAAGCGGTTCATTTTCATTAAGTTTTGAAAAGAAAATTATTTTAAAAATAGTTTCAAATATGTTTGGTGAAGAAATAACAACTTTTAACGAAGATGTTGCAGAAGCTGCAGGTGAAATTGCCAATATGGTTTCTGGTCAGGCAAGACAGGAGCTTGAAGCTGGTGGTTTTCTTTTTGACGGTTCTATTCCAAGTGTTGTTACAGGTGAAAACCATGAACTTCGTCATATCACCGAAGGCCCAAAAATTGCAGTCCCTTTTCAGGAAAAAGAAACAGAGGGGCGGTTTACCCTGGAAATTTGTTTTGAAAGTTAA
- the rnhA gene encoding ribonuclease HI, giving the protein MSKKKWYAVAKGKKTGIYEFWFGKNGAKEQIDGFNGAVFKGFSSFEDAEGFLNSKNGSSTSNQNSGSKDCILVYTDGGCINNPGPGGYGAVIIDGNKVFELSGGRRLTTNNRMEMLACVEALGRLNKIRKKIILHTDSSYIVNAINKGWLNSWIKNNWIKSDKKPVLNSDLWKEVYKYIKNLNVEFKWVKGHSGIKYNERCDLLANSAARNNPVDIDENYEKSLTEKSD; this is encoded by the coding sequence ATGTCCAAGAAAAAATGGTATGCAGTGGCAAAAGGTAAAAAAACTGGAATTTATGAATTCTGGTTTGGAAAAAACGGGGCAAAAGAGCAGATTGACGGATTTAACGGAGCTGTTTTTAAAGGGTTTTCCTCTTTTGAAGATGCTGAAGGTTTTTTGAATTCAAAAAATGGTTCAAGTACTTCAAATCAAAATTCAGGCTCAAAGGATTGTATTCTTGTTTATACAGACGGTGGATGTATTAACAATCCCGGGCCTGGAGGGTATGGTGCAGTTATAATTGATGGGAATAAAGTTTTTGAACTTTCCGGAGGCAGAAGGCTTACAACCAACAACAGAATGGAAATGCTTGCCTGTGTTGAAGCTCTTGGGCGTTTAAATAAAATCAGAAAAAAAATAATTTTACATACAGATTCTTCATATATAGTAAATGCCATAAATAAAGGCTGGTTGAATTCCTGGATAAAAAACAATTGGATAAAGTCTGATAAAAAGCCTGTTTTAAATTCGGATTTATGGAAAGAAGTTTATAAATATATTAAAAACTTAAATGTTGAATTTAAATGGGTAAAAGGGCATTCAGGAATTAAATATAATGAAAGATGTGATCTGCTTGCCAATTCAGCTGCTAGGAATAATCCTGTTGATATAGATGAAAATTACGAAAAAAGTTTAACTGAAAAATCAGATTAA
- a CDS encoding amino acid ABC transporter substrate-binding protein, giving the protein MKRLLISVLVLFTAFSTSYAGDGSWEKVKKAGVLRVGLDDAFPPMGFTIEDGTLAGFDIEIGEEAGKRLGVEIKWQPTAWSGVIPSLNANKFDCIWNGMTITEDRAGKVAFTKPYIMDGQIAVVRFDDKRFKSPADLGGQILGVQKGSSAVSAVEKLENPAKEVREYNDNPMALLDLEAKRLDAVIIDNVVGRYTVAKRLGKFKTLPGFISKEPFGVAFRKGDDSLRAKLQETLDAMVKDGTMAKISKKWFGEDITDPSKW; this is encoded by the coding sequence ATGAAACGTTTATTAATTTCTGTTCTTGTACTTTTTACCGCATTTTCAACCTCATATGCGGGAGATGGTTCCTGGGAAAAAGTCAAAAAAGCCGGGGTTCTTAGAGTTGGACTTGATGATGCTTTCCCGCCAATGGGCTTTACAATTGAAGACGGAACACTGGCTGGATTTGACATTGAAATCGGTGAAGAGGCAGGTAAAAGACTTGGAGTTGAAATCAAATGGCAGCCCACAGCATGGTCAGGAGTAATTCCTTCTTTAAATGCCAACAAATTTGACTGCATCTGGAATGGGATGACAATCACTGAAGACAGAGCAGGAAAAGTTGCTTTTACCAAGCCCTATATAATGGATGGGCAGATTGCAGTTGTAAGATTTGATGATAAAAGATTCAAATCTCCGGCAGATCTTGGAGGACAGATTCTAGGAGTTCAAAAAGGATCTTCTGCTGTCAGTGCTGTTGAAAAACTTGAAAACCCGGCAAAAGAAGTAAGGGAATACAATGACAACCCAATGGCACTTCTTGATCTTGAAGCAAAAAGACTTGACGCTGTTATCATAGACAATGTTGTGGGAAGATACACAGTTGCAAAAAGACTTGGTAAATTCAAAACCCTTCCAGGTTTCATAAGCAAAGAGCCTTTTGGTGTTGCATTCAGAAAAGGCGATGACAGTCTTAGAGCAAAGCTTCAAGAAACCCTTGATGCCATGGTCAAAGACGGCACAATGGCCAAAATCTCCAAGAAGTGGTTTGGGGAAGACATAACTGATCCTTCAAAATGGTAA
- a CDS encoding deoxyribodipyrimidine photo-lyase: MIDGKRIRQINNKTIIRSNDCFIYWLQHSQRTHFNHALEYSIELANRFEKPLLVYFGITDSFPGANPRHYRFMLEGLMEVEKNLFERGIRFVCELKSPEIGVLGVSQKACAIVTDRGYLRIEKDWRKKVSENLECAMFEVETDLIVPLEEASLKEEYAAYTIRKKINSRLLEFLVPLEEEQINIKSSKFKFGAEETVDLEDLLKKYSIEDNLSPVEFKGGTSNAVELLEIFIKNKLSLYNDKRNDPSLEFTSNLSSYLHFGQISPIYIGLRIGQIKGEGTEAFLEEMIIRRELSFNFVNYNPYYDSFDSLPNWAQITLLEHENDNRPYIYSKEELENSLTHDRYWNAAQLELVLTGKMHGYMRMYWGKKIIEWTTFVRDAFDTALYLNNKYALDGRDPNSFSGVAWCFGKHDRPWKERPVFGKIRYMNSNGLKRKFNPDLYADKIYSMLP, encoded by the coding sequence TTGATCGACGGCAAAAGAATCAGGCAGATAAACAATAAAACAATTATTAGAAGCAATGATTGTTTTATTTATTGGCTTCAGCATTCCCAAAGGACTCATTTTAACCATGCCCTGGAATATTCAATTGAGCTTGCAAACAGGTTTGAAAAGCCGCTTCTTGTTTATTTTGGAATTACAGATTCTTTTCCTGGGGCAAATCCAAGACATTATAGGTTTATGCTTGAGGGTTTAATGGAAGTTGAAAAAAATCTTTTTGAAAGAGGCATAAGGTTTGTCTGTGAGCTTAAATCTCCGGAAATTGGTGTTTTAGGTGTTTCTCAAAAGGCCTGTGCCATTGTAACTGATCGGGGATACCTTCGTATTGAAAAAGACTGGAGAAAAAAAGTATCTGAAAATCTTGAATGTGCAATGTTTGAGGTTGAAACAGATTTAATTGTTCCCCTTGAAGAGGCATCTTTAAAAGAAGAATACGCAGCATACACAATTAGAAAAAAAATCAATTCAAGGCTTTTAGAGTTTCTTGTTCCTTTGGAAGAAGAACAGATAAATATCAAATCCTCTAAATTCAAGTTTGGTGCAGAGGAGACTGTTGATCTTGAAGACCTGCTAAAAAAATATTCAATAGAAGATAACTTATCTCCTGTTGAGTTTAAAGGCGGCACTTCAAATGCCGTTGAACTTCTTGAAATTTTTATAAAAAATAAGCTTTCCCTTTATAATGATAAAAGAAATGATCCAAGCCTTGAATTTACTTCAAATTTAAGTTCATATTTACATTTTGGCCAGATTTCTCCAATTTATATCGGGTTAAGAATAGGCCAGATTAAAGGAGAGGGAACAGAGGCTTTTCTTGAAGAAATGATAATAAGAAGGGAGCTTTCCTTTAATTTTGTAAATTACAATCCTTATTACGATTCCTTTGATTCACTTCCCAACTGGGCACAAATAACCCTTCTGGAACATGAAAATGATAATCGTCCCTATATTTATTCAAAAGAAGAGTTAGAGAACTCATTGACCCACGACAGATACTGGAATGCAGCCCAACTTGAACTTGTCCTTACTGGAAAAATGCATGGTTATATGAGGATGTACTGGGGTAAAAAAATTATTGAATGGACAACTTTTGTAAGAGATGCTTTTGATACAGCCCTTTATCTTAACAACAAATACGCTCTTGACGGAAGGGACCCGAATTCTTTTTCAGGAGTGGCCTGGTGTTTTGGGAAACATGACAGGCCATGGAAAGAAAGGCCTGTTTTTGGCAAAATAAGATATATGAACTCAAACGGTTTAAAACGAAAATTTAATCCAGATCTTTATGCCGATAAAATCTACTCAATGCTTCCTTGA
- the rmuC gene encoding DNA recombination protein RmuC gives MNSDLNIYCILTAVFGLIFGVTLVFFILKRRFSLKQNIFQNQYNELKFKYEYMGNEVNKSQEFISELTNKNSEKDNLYNALREKAVRLNEQVLIIPELKGKLESYSLQMEEIRQDLSKESSLRAKAEERNQYLDKLEIKLSEKEEKINLLNENLSQIKSNYSELSTRFEEQKKQNEQRLKDFEEAKHSMKFEFENLAGKILEDKSKKFTDLNKLNIGELIKPVKEQLGDFSKKVEQIHIEEIKDRTALGEQIKNLHTINQEMNKEARNLTRALTGDNKVQGNWGEMILEKILEKSGLRKGIEYETQGSFRDNNNNLFRPDVLVHLPDGKDIIIDSKVSLVSYNRYINSVDDKERSAALSAHILSVKNHINSLSQKDYQSLKGIRSLDFILMFMPIDAAFMSAFQNDESLFNLAFSKRIVIVTPTTLLATLRTIENIWKYERQNENAREIAQRAGKIYDKIRGFLEDFEKIGRNIITLQSTYEDARKKLVSGRGNLASQAEILKSYGVPIKKEISADICGRDSLEFLEN, from the coding sequence ATGAATTCAGATTTAAATATATACTGCATTTTAACAGCTGTTTTTGGTTTGATTTTTGGAGTAACATTAGTTTTTTTTATATTAAAAAGAAGGTTTAGTTTAAAACAAAATATTTTTCAAAATCAATATAATGAACTTAAATTCAAATATGAATATATGGGAAACGAGGTTAACAAAAGTCAGGAATTTATAAGTGAATTAACTAATAAAAACAGTGAAAAAGACAACCTTTACAATGCTTTAAGAGAAAAGGCAGTAAGGCTTAATGAGCAGGTTTTAATTATACCTGAATTAAAGGGAAAACTTGAAAGTTATTCTTTGCAAATGGAAGAAATAAGGCAGGATTTATCAAAGGAATCTTCTTTAAGGGCCAAAGCAGAAGAAAGAAATCAATATCTTGATAAACTGGAAATTAAACTATCAGAAAAAGAAGAAAAAATAAATTTATTAAATGAAAACTTATCTCAAATCAAATCAAATTACTCAGAGCTTTCAACAAGATTTGAAGAGCAGAAAAAACAAAATGAACAAAGATTAAAAGATTTTGAAGAAGCAAAACATAGTATGAAATTTGAGTTTGAAAATCTGGCAGGGAAAATTCTTGAGGACAAAAGTAAAAAATTTACAGATTTAAATAAACTTAATATAGGTGAATTAATCAAGCCTGTTAAAGAGCAGCTTGGAGATTTTAGTAAAAAAGTAGAGCAGATTCATATTGAAGAAATTAAGGATAGAACAGCTTTAGGCGAGCAGATAAAAAACCTTCATACTATAAATCAGGAAATGAATAAGGAGGCAAGAAATCTCACAAGAGCATTAACAGGAGACAATAAAGTTCAGGGTAATTGGGGAGAAATGATTTTAGAAAAAATACTTGAAAAATCAGGTCTTAGAAAAGGAATTGAATATGAAACCCAGGGCAGTTTCAGAGATAATAATAATAATCTTTTTCGTCCTGATGTTTTAGTTCATCTTCCTGATGGTAAAGATATAATTATAGACTCCAAAGTATCTCTTGTAAGCTACAACAGGTATATTAATTCCGTGGACGACAAAGAAAGAAGTGCAGCACTTTCAGCCCATATTTTATCTGTTAAAAATCATATTAACTCCCTTTCTCAAAAAGATTATCAATCCTTAAAAGGCATAAGATCCCTTGATTTTATTCTTATGTTCATGCCCATTGACGCAGCTTTTATGTCTGCGTTTCAAAATGATGAAAGTCTTTTTAATCTGGCTTTTAGCAAGAGAATAGTAATTGTAACTCCAACAACTTTACTTGCAACTTTAAGAACCATTGAAAATATTTGGAAATATGAACGTCAAAATGAAAATGCCAGGGAAATAGCACAAAGAGCAGGTAAGATTTATGATAAAATAAGAGGGTTTTTAGAAGATTTTGAAAAAATTGGAAGGAATATAATCACCCTTCAGTCCACCTATGAGGACGCAAGAAAAAAGCTTGTAAGTGGAAGGGGTAATCTTGCATCCCAGGCAGAAATTCTAAAAAGCTACGGAGTTCCAATTAAAAAAGAAATTTCAGCTGATATTTGCGGAAGAGATTCTCTTGAATTCTTGGAAAATTAA
- a CDS encoding acyltransferase, with translation MFSSIYKKIKASFVFLLIILNTLSIGAVFYALMPFKIIFWGYPEVLISRLFNFLATIWISINGFFLDRIAGVKINTDIPDSIHTKGWYLIVSNHQTWSDILILQRIFNKKAPFLKFFLKRQLIYVPVIGLVWWALDFPFMKRFSKQYLEKKPHMKGKDLETTIKACEKFAHMPVAVMNFPEGTRNRKGKAQKMNSPFKNLIRPKAGGFSFVLEAMDGKIDKIIDVTIHYSSKRPSLLEFLSGSIEDINVDVKIIDVEDWMVGSYLGDLSYRQRIQEFVNKLWEEKDLRLSRLSGSLKIPEKVDSGCDVRELEN, from the coding sequence ATGTTTAGTTCAATTTATAAAAAAATAAAGGCTAGTTTTGTTTTTTTACTTATTATTTTAAACACTTTGTCTATTGGTGCAGTTTTTTACGCACTTATGCCATTTAAAATTATTTTTTGGGGGTATCCTGAAGTTTTGATCTCTCGATTGTTTAACTTTCTTGCAACTATTTGGATTTCTATCAATGGTTTTTTTCTTGACAGGATTGCAGGGGTAAAAATTAACACAGATATTCCAGATTCAATTCATACAAAAGGTTGGTATCTTATTGTGTCAAACCATCAGACTTGGAGTGATATTTTAATTCTTCAAAGAATTTTCAATAAAAAAGCTCCTTTTTTAAAGTTTTTTCTAAAAAGACAGCTTATTTATGTTCCTGTTATAGGTCTTGTCTGGTGGGCACTTGATTTTCCTTTCATGAAAAGATTTTCAAAGCAATATCTTGAAAAGAAACCCCATATGAAAGGCAAGGATCTTGAAACAACTATAAAAGCCTGTGAAAAGTTTGCCCACATGCCTGTTGCTGTGATGAATTTTCCCGAAGGAACCAGAAATAGAAAGGGGAAGGCTCAAAAAATGAACAGTCCTTTTAAAAACCTTATAAGACCAAAAGCCGGGGGATTTTCATTTGTTCTTGAGGCAATGGATGGAAAAATTGATAAAATTATTGATGTTACAATTCATTATTCTTCAAAAAGGCCTTCACTGCTTGAATTTCTTTCAGGAAGTATAGAAGATATCAATGTTGATGTTAAAATAATTGACGTTGAAGACTGGATGGTTGGAAGCTATCTTGGAGATCTTTCATATAGACAAAGAATTCAGGAGTTTGTAAATAAACTATGGGAAGAAAAGGATTTACGTCTTTCCCGTCTTTCTGGATCTTTAAAAATTCCTGAGAAAGTAGATTCAGGCTGTGATGTAAGAGAGCTTGAAAATTGA
- a CDS encoding class I SAM-dependent methyltransferase: MTQNKFNPKNLERLNNPKRLEDIPPDKIIKRLEIEKADIIADIGAGTGFFSIAFYELLNPLSVYACDLSEVMVQWIKENVSPKYPNIIPVKSEENILPLENEIADLGFMINLHHELDKPDLILKELSRILKPGGKFFIVDWKKGAVTGGPPQKIRLLPEVVVNQAENCGFVKVSAFNDLSKHFFVAGEKV; this comes from the coding sequence ATGACTCAAAACAAATTTAATCCAAAAAATCTTGAAAGACTTAATAATCCAAAAAGACTTGAAGATATCCCGCCAGATAAAATTATAAAAAGGCTTGAAATTGAAAAAGCTGATATAATTGCTGATATTGGTGCTGGAACCGGTTTTTTTAGTATTGCTTTTTATGAGCTTTTAAACCCTTTATCTGTTTATGCCTGCGATTTGTCTGAAGTAATGGTTCAGTGGATAAAGGAAAATGTTTCTCCAAAGTATCCAAATATTATTCCTGTAAAGTCAGAAGAAAACATTTTACCACTTGAAAATGAAATTGCAGATCTTGGTTTTATGATTAACCTTCACCATGAGCTTGATAAGCCTGATTTGATTCTTAAAGAGCTGAGCAGAATCCTTAAACCCGGAGGAAAGTTTTTTATTGTTGACTGGAAAAAAGGGGCTGTGACTGGTGGCCCTCCTCAAAAAATAAGACTTCTTCCGGAAGTAGTGGTAAATCAGGCTGAAAATTGTGGATTTGTAAAGGTTTCAGCCTTTAATGATCTGTCCAAGCATTTTTTTGTTGCAGGAGAAAAGGTGTAA
- the cysK gene encoding cysteine synthase A yields MQYFDSLISSIGRTSLFKIDPLHSTGNNVFVKTEFSNPFGSVKDRAALYMIEGGIKEGKIYEGVRIVEPTSGNTGVALAALSSILGYDITLVMPSNMSIERQKLLKYFGAKLELTDSSLGMKGSVDHALEMIADNKADFIPDQFSNKYNALAHYETTGPEIYQALEGKIAAFIAGVGTGGTITGSGRYFKEKNKEIKIIAVEPENSAVLSGKKPSSHLIQGIGAGFIPELLDTSILDEVIGIPDGKALEYSKKLALKCGLFCGISSGAAVYASILYSEKFKNQNLNIVTILPSTGERYLSTALFEGH; encoded by the coding sequence ATGCAATATTTTGATTCTTTGATTTCTTCCATAGGCAGAACCTCTCTTTTTAAAATTGACCCTCTTCATTCTACAGGCAATAATGTTTTTGTTAAAACTGAATTTTCTAATCCCTTTGGGAGTGTTAAAGACAGGGCTGCCCTGTATATGATTGAAGGCGGAATTAAAGAAGGCAAAATTTATGAAGGTGTCAGGATAGTTGAACCTACAAGCGGAAACACCGGGGTCGCACTAGCGGCTTTATCTAGTATTTTAGGGTATGATATTACTCTTGTAATGCCGTCAAACATGAGTATTGAAAGGCAGAAACTTTTAAAATATTTTGGAGCAAAACTTGAATTGACAGATTCATCTCTTGGGATGAAAGGCTCAGTTGACCATGCCCTTGAAATGATAGCTGACAATAAAGCTGATTTTATACCGGATCAATTTTCAAATAAGTATAATGCTCTTGCCCATTATGAAACAACAGGGCCTGAAATTTACCAAGCTCTTGAAGGAAAAATTGCTGCTTTTATTGCAGGAGTCGGTACAGGGGGGACTATCACGGGGAGCGGCAGATATTTTAAAGAAAAAAACAAAGAAATAAAAATTATTGCTGTTGAACCGGAAAATTCTGCTGTTCTTTCCGGCAAAAAACCTTCCTCTCATCTTATCCAGGGAATAGGAGCCGGGTTTATTCCTGAACTTCTTGATACTTCAATCCTTGATGAGGTTATTGGTATCCCAGATGGAAAAGCTTTGGAATATTCAAAAAAATTGGCTTTAAAATGCGGGCTTTTTTGTGGAATTTCTTCGGGAGCAGCTGTTTATGCCTCAATTCTTTATTCTGAAAAATTTAAAAATCAAAATTTGAATATAGTTACAATTCTTCCAAGTACAGGGGAAAGATATTTAAGCACAGCTCTTTTTGAAGGCCATTGA
- a CDS encoding amino acid ABC transporter ATP-binding protein, translated as MKNDENTLLTLTGITKHFGNLTALDNIDLDVQKGEKVVIVGPSGSGKSTLLRAINLLEKVEKGHIYFENKEVGYRFKKGKRFVDTPKNISILRSEIGMVFQHFNLFPHMTALQNVMEAPITVKNIPKAKAIKIAEEVLAKVGLSDKKDSHPIKLSGGQKQRVAIARALAMEPKLMLFDEPTSALDPELVGEVFNTIKSLAQEGMTMIIVTHQMGFAREVADRVVFMENGIFVEQGTPEEFFSSAQKNERISDFISSIL; from the coding sequence ATGAAAAACGATGAAAACACTCTCCTTACCCTTACGGGAATTACAAAACATTTTGGAAATCTCACGGCTTTGGACAATATTGATCTTGATGTGCAAAAGGGTGAAAAAGTTGTTATTGTCGGCCCTTCGGGGTCAGGTAAATCTACTCTTTTAAGGGCTATAAATCTTCTTGAAAAGGTTGAAAAAGGTCATATTTATTTTGAAAATAAAGAGGTGGGATATAGGTTTAAAAAAGGCAAAAGATTTGTAGACACTCCTAAAAACATTTCAATTTTAAGAAGCGAGATTGGAATGGTTTTTCAGCATTTCAATCTTTTTCCACATATGACAGCCCTTCAAAATGTAATGGAAGCGCCTATAACAGTAAAAAATATTCCAAAAGCAAAAGCCATTAAAATTGCAGAAGAAGTGCTGGCAAAAGTAGGACTTTCAGATAAAAAAGATTCCCATCCAATAAAACTTTCAGGTGGACAAAAGCAAAGGGTTGCCATAGCGAGGGCACTTGCAATGGAGCCAAAGCTGATGCTTTTTGACGAACCAACATCAGCTCTTGACCCTGAACTTGTAGGAGAAGTCTTCAATACAATCAAGTCCCTTGCACAAGAAGGAATGACAATGATAATTGTTACCCACCAAATGGGATTTGCAAGAGAAGTTGCAGACAGAGTGGTTTTCATGGAAAACGGAATTTTTGTGGAACAGGGAACCCCTGAAGAATTTTTCTCATCTGCCCAGAAAAACGAAAGAATTTCAGATTTTATTTCAAGTATTCTTTAA
- a CDS encoding RNA polymerase factor sigma-32, translating into MSKKKKSEKNSKNLPVVKTSSDALVRRDPLQAYLSEIGKYNLLTREEEIELGKRIQEENDPDAAFILATSNLRLVVKIALDFQKAWMQSLLDLIQEGNIGLMQAVQKFDPYKGVKFSYYASFWIKAYILKFIMDNWRLVKIGTTQAQRKLFFKLNKEKQRLIEEGFDPHPKLLSRNLGVTKKEIIEMEQRLDNWDLSLNTPVKDDSETERITFITDENVSSAEDKVADKQMKLILHDKVEEFIKTLNEREKDIFENRLFSDEPLTLQVLGDKYQISRERVRQVEKAIIKKVKEFLHKEIPDFESYARLGEDD; encoded by the coding sequence ATGAGCAAGAAAAAAAAATCTGAAAAAAATTCAAAAAATCTGCCTGTTGTTAAAACTTCAAGTGATGCTCTTGTAAGAAGAGATCCGCTTCAGGCTTATTTATCTGAAATCGGCAAATATAACCTTTTGACAAGAGAAGAAGAAATTGAGCTTGGTAAAAGAATTCAGGAAGAAAATGACCCTGATGCAGCTTTTATCCTTGCCACATCAAATTTAAGACTTGTTGTTAAAATAGCCCTTGATTTTCAAAAAGCATGGATGCAGAGTCTTCTTGATTTGATTCAGGAAGGAAATATCGGCCTGATGCAGGCCGTTCAAAAGTTTGACCCCTACAAAGGAGTAAAGTTTTCCTATTACGCATCTTTTTGGATCAAGGCCTATATCCTCAAGTTCATCATGGATAATTGGAGGCTTGTAAAAATAGGAACCACCCAGGCCCAAAGAAAACTTTTTTTCAAACTTAACAAAGAAAAGCAAAGGCTGATTGAAGAAGGGTTTGATCCCCATCCCAAGTTATTATCCAGAAATCTTGGGGTTACCAAAAAAGAAATAATTGAAATGGAACAACGTCTTGACAACTGGGATCTTTCTCTTAATACCCCTGTTAAAGACGATTCGGAAACAGAAAGAATAACATTTATCACAGACGAGAATGTTTCTTCTGCTGAAGATAAAGTTGCCGATAAACAAATGAAACTGATTCTTCATGATAAAGTTGAAGAATTTATTAAAACTCTTAATGAAAGAGAAAAAGATATATTTGAAAACCGGTTGTTTTCAGATGAACCCTTAACCCTTCAAGTTTTAGGTGACAAATATCAAATCTCAAGAGAAAGAGTAAGACAGGTAGAAAAGGCAATAATTAAAAAAGTTAAGGAATTTCTCCACAAGGAAATACCTGATTTTGAGTCATACGCAAGGCTTGGAGAAGATGATTAA